GCTTCTGCCGTCAGCCCTGACGAGGTGCCTGACCGCGGGGTCAAGGTCTTCGACGACGGCCGGAAGGTTGTCTACGAGGTCCTCTCGGGGAGGTCCTCCACCCTGGACAACGGGGTTCACCCCTGGAGCTCCCAGCAGGTAGACGAGCTGATGCAGCGGGTCGGGGTGACCACCAGCTGGGCTCAGGGGGGCAAGGCTAAGGTCACCGTCAACCCCGCCGGCGTTGGTGACCCCAAAACCTCCCCAAACTCCGCTGACCTCCCTACCACCTATACCCCCTCCACTACCCCCCCAGCCGTCCCTAGCTCTACCACCACGGCCCACAAGGTTCCCCAGGCTCCAGGCGCCCCCATCAAAACCCAGCCTCTACCCTGCCGGGAGGTGACATACGAGGGGGAGGTGACGGAGGCTCCCCAGGCCACGGCGGAGAAGCCGATCACGATGATCTTCATGGGCTACCATAATGTAGATGACCAGGATGAGACCAAGAGGCTGCTGGGATTCGACGGCACCATCAAGGCAGAGATCGTCCTGATCGATGACGACGATGAGAAGTCGCTACGGGAGAAAACGGTCACCGACGGTTACTCCACCATGGATGGCAACGCCGCCGACTTGGTGTCCGGCGCCCGGCCGCTCAGCGACACCACCGAGCTGTCGTCGGAGGGGAAGGACGAGAGCTCTGCCACGGCCACCAAGGAACTCCCCTCCCCAGCAGGTATAGAGAAGAAACAGCGCTGCCAGTGCTGCACCATCATGTGACCTTCTCATTACTTTAACTACACTACCCACAACTCTCTGTTACTCTTGGGACTGCAGGAAGGGAGGAGCTCGTTGGTTCATCAAGGCTCTGATCTTCCTCCTCCCTAAACCCTCCTCATCTTCCTATTCCTCCTCACGGCTACTAACAAAACCTGCCCTCTGACCTCTGGGACTTGGCTGGGTTGACATCACTCTCTTTAACTTTGACCTTTGACCCATGACCTCTCCCCTTTGTGAGCCTGTGTCTGACCCTTAACCTGACGATGCTCTCACACTCTCCTATTTCAGGTGAACCCTTATACCAACTAAAGATTTAGCTGCATAGTTCTAGTGTCTCCTCTCTGACGTCTAACACAGGGAGAACATGTCTGTAACACAGGCAGAACATGTCTGTAACACAGGCAGAACATGTCTGTAACACAGGCAAAACATGTCTGTAACACAGGCAGAACATGTCTGTAACACAGGGAGAACATGTCATTCAGTGGATAATGTGACACAGTGTAGTGATACACACTGTCCTGACTATGGACTCTGGCCAAAAGCATTATATTGGGAATATGGTGCCACCTGGGATGCTGCCTTAGTCTGCTGAAGTCCACTGTGCATCACGGCGGAGTAACAGGACCCTAGTTTACATGTAAAGTTAACATGGTGCTAACAATTATGGGGTCTGGCTTAGCTCTGCACAAGCCAACCACAAATATAATTGCAGTGCAATCCTTGAAAAGGTAGCTCATTGCAGTTTTCCTTACTCAAAAGCAATGAGCAGGAAGCTCATACTAACATGCTTTATACACAACCAATCTTGTTGGATACTTAAGGTGGAACTGACAGCCTTTTAACTGTAGAtctgaaacaaacagacaatcataatatctgtaaaaaatatcaaattatcagattatgctacaaaaccaactttctaggaagtaaaaaaaaaaaaaagtttatacagtgccttgcaaaagtattcatcccccttgatgtttttcctattttgttgcattacaacctgtaatttaaattgatttttatttggatttcatttaatggacatacacaaaatagtcaaaattggtgaagtgaaattaaaaaaattctaaaaaataaataacggaaaagtggtgtgtgcatatgtattcaccccctttgctatgaggccctaaataagatctggtgcaaccaattacctcaggaagtcacataattagttaaataaagtccacctgtgtgcaatcttagtgtcacatgatctgtcacatgatctcagtatatatacacctgttctgaaaggccccagagtctgcaacaccactaagcaaggggcaccaccaagcaagcggcaccatgaagaccaaggagctctccaaacaggtcagggacaaagttgtggagaagtacagatcagggttgggttataaaaaaatatctgaaactttgaacatcccacagagcaccattaaatccattatttaaaaatggaaagaatatggtaccttgaagaatgggcaaaaatcccagtggctcgatgtgccaagcttatagagacaaaccccaagagacttgcagctgtaattgcagcaaaaggtggctctacaaaggattgactttgggggggtgaatagttatgcacgctcaagttttcagtttttttgtcttatttcttgtttgtttcacaataaaaaatattttgcatcttcaaagtggtaggcatgttgtgttaatcaaatgatacaaaccccccaaaaatccattttaattccaggttgtaaggcaacaaaataggaaaaatgctccagctccttcaagttggatgggttccgctgatcggggtgatgagaggtgttgggtttgcgccagacatagcgttttccttgaaagccaaaaagctcaattttagtcttatctgaccagagtaccttcttccatatgtttggggagtctcccacatgccttttggcgaacacagaACGTGTTAGCTTATTTAAGCAATggcctttttctggccactcttccgtaaagcccagctctgtggagtattcggcttaaagtggtcctatggacagatctctgctgtggagctttgcagctccttcagggttatctgtggtttctttgttgcctctctgactctggggcctttcagaacaggtgtatatatactgagatcatgtgacagatcatgtgacacttagattgcacacaggtggactttatttaactaagtaTGTGACTTCctgaggtaattggttgcaccagatcttatttaggggtttcatagcaaacggggtgaatacatatgcacacagacttttccgttatttatttatttgaatttttttaaacaagtaatttatttaatttcatttaaccaatttggactattttgagtatgtccattacatgaaatccaaataaaaatccatttaaattacaggttgtaatgcaacaaaataggaaaaacgccaagggggatgaataattttgcaatgcactgtacataaggattcagaccctttgctatgagacttgaaattgagctcaggtgcatcctgtttccattgatcatccttcagatatttctacaacttgattggagtccacctgtggtaaattcaattgattggacatgatttggaaaggcacacgcctgtctatttacattttagtcatttagcagacgctcttatccagagcgacttacagttagtgagtgcatacattttcatactggccctccgtgggaatcgaacccacaaccctggtattgcaaacgccatgctctaccaactgagctacaaggaggcctggtctatataaggtcctgcagttgacaatgcatgtcagagcagaaaccaagccaggaggttgaaggaattgtccgtagagctccgagacaggattgtgtcaaggcacatatctgggaaagggtaccaaaacatttctgcagcattgaaggtctccaagaacacagtgccctccatcattcttaaatggaagaagtttggaaccactaagactcttcctaaagctggccacccggccaaactgagcaatcgggggagaagggccttggtcagggaggtgaccaagaacccgatgttcactctgacagagctccagagttcctctgtggagatgggagaaacttccagaaggacaaccatctctgcagcactccaccaatcaggcctttatggtagagtggccagacggaagccactcctcagtaaaaggcacatgacagcacgcttggagtttgccaaaaggcacctgaaggactctcagactatgagaaacaagattctctggtctgatgaaaccaagattgaactctttcgcctgaattccaagcgtcatgtctggaggaaacttggcaccatccctacggtgaagcatggtggtggcatcatcatgctgtggggatatttttcagcggcagggactgggagaatagtcaggatcgagggaaagatgaacggagcaaagtacagagagatccttaatgaaaacctgctccagaccgctcaggactggggcgaaggttcaccttccaacaggacaacgaccctaagcacacagccaagacaaggcaggagtggcttcgggacaagtctctgaatgtccttgagtggcccagccagagcccagacttgaacctgatcgaacatctctggagagacctgaaaatagctgtgcagcgacgctccccatccaacctgacagagcttgagaggatctgtagagaagaatagGAAAAACTCTGACTTTTCCCCCTCATATAGTTTATGGTagctacagctagagatgcagttAGCTAGCAATAAATGTGAATCGCTTTGCTAGCTAGCAAGAtatgctgaacttgaacgacTATTATtcacagttagcatatctctttgttgtcaatcaaatgtatttggcattgaTCAAATgggcaggcaagttcccattcagttgtcagaacgtgggttgggacaagcgttggcaggcaagttcccattcagttgtcagaACGTGCGTTGGGACAAGCGttggcaggcaagttcccattcagttgtcagaacgtgggttgggacaagcgttggcaggcaagttcccattcagttgtcagaACATGGGTTGGGACAAGCGttggcaggcaagttcccattcagttgtcagaACGTGGGTTGTGACAAGCGttggcaggcaagttcccattcagttgtcagaacgtgggttgggacaagcgTTGGCAGGCAacttcccattcagttgtcagaacgtgggttgggacaagcgttggcaggcaagttcccattcagttgtcagaACGTGGGTTTGGACAAGCGttggcaggcaagttcccattcagttgtcagaacgtgggttgggacaagcgttggcaggcaagttcccattcagttgttgtcagaacgtgggttgggacaagcgttggcaggcaagttcccattcagttgtcagaacgtgggttgggacaagcgttggcaggcaagttcccattcagttgttgtcagaacgtgggttgggacaagcgTTGGCAGGccagttcccattcagttgttgtcagaacgtgggttgggacaagcgTTTGCAGGccagttcccattcagttgtcagaacgtgggttgggacaagcgttggcaggcaagttcccattcagttgttgtcagaacgtgggttgggacaagcgTTGGCAGGccagttcccattcagttgtcagaacgtgggttgggacaagcgTTGGCAGGccagctgcagaaggacgaggaggctactattccccatcgtttatcagtgcaatttgacggccaactagctggaaaagtttgagagggtttatctaatgttccctcgttagatttgagctcatcttgctctggctagcattagttgttgatcttgttgttgttgatgtgcataactgagggagagagagcctaccttttttATGGTCGTtggatcaataggactgtaaagttcccaaatgtaagaggattCCCGTGGTAttgacatatttgcagaaatccattcaggtgtattttgtggcttttggtgaatgcgttctaatgatctaaagtcacgATGTTGCTActccctgtaaacacacagtccagttcaaagaaGTTAAGGATGGCAGgcctgtgtggcaaatggcttgtttgcataaaggcctactgtagctcatGTTGGCTATggtctgcgtagactccggtcctggacgagacagaagtttttattaggttttatttactgcagtgtctattaattgtccaaaagcACGGCTGCTTTCCCACTGTATATTGCAATAGAGTTTTCACAAATGCTTTACTATgcgtcattcccaaacattctaggAATTTTTGAAAACATGAAAATGACCTTATCTAAATGCTcacttgtcagaaaatgtttaaaaaaggtatcatTCTACCTGGGGATGTACATGAGCAGATTCTTAAAAATACTTCATGttgttaaaacgctgtcagttccacttcaaGGTGTTACTTATTGATATTCTCCATTGCACTTAGCATATCACAATCATTTACACATAGAACAATCTAGGGACTACTACTAACGAGGATGTCAGCCGCTATCTGGCTGAAGGTATCACTAGCAAACACAATGACACGTTTGACAACCATGTATGGCTCATATTTGAACCTGTCCTCTGGTCAggttaaattccagtcaattcaggaagcacACTGAAATTCTAATTCTCTTCATTGCTTTTTAATTAGGACATTTTGTAATTGGAAATTGAATTTGGTTTAATTTCTGAACTTGACTGGaactgaaatggaattgaccccaaccctgcctcTGGTTCCAGTAGTTAATGACAGACTATAGAGTGGTTACATTATGACAGACTATAATGGATACAGTAGTTAATGGTAGACTATAGTGGTTAGAGTATGACAGGCTATAGAGTGGTTACGATAGTTAATGACTGGGGGTGTAATATCTGTCATTAACTACTGAAACAACTCTACAGTCTGTCATACTGTTTTACACAAACTTTGTATAATCATCACCACGACCAGACAGTTTTTCTGTTATGAGAACAGTTGCCTGAACCtaacaaatgttctgggaaccttcaCAGAActaattttggtttgctgggaaaacattacttgtacattgtgttattacattacctggaaaccCAATGAGAAGgtttggggaatgttctgtgggTGGTTGTTGCAGATGTAGTACAACATTTTggtgaatgttaggagaacattccaaggatatttcatttaaaacatattttgaaatgttatgtttttgggatgttatcctaatgttagataaaaccctaactataacttaatgggaatcttagctaatgttcccggtttgctgggCTGGATCTCTGTCTATCTGACCTGagaagacacatacacacacacatacacacacacatacacacacacacacacacacacacacacacacacacacacacacacacacacacacacacacactcacacacacatcctaaagttgtacacacacacacagtctgactGTAGCTAACGAATGTATATACATACCCTCTATGAGAGTACTGATTTTATTTTCAACATGTGTTTATAGAGACGTTAAttatatagtaataataatatctATAGTATATAGCTATATTATTTGTATAGAAATGCAGCATCCATTATGCAATAGGATCCTTAGCATAGATTAGAGAagcatttctttatttttaattttttttcaaaCCTGGTTGATTCTTTCTTCACCACTTTGCTGTGTCTGTTCAGTCTGAAACCAaacccctctctcctgtcctcctcatcCTACCCCACTCTGAGAACAGAGGGAAGTAGTGAATTGATGAGATCGCTCTCCAACATAAGCTTGGGTGCATCCATaacggcaccccattccctatatagtgcactacttttgaccagagactaaagtagtacactactgtatatagggtTTGATTTGGGACACAGCTCGTATTCAGGCCACAAGAAGCATAGAGTAGGCGGGGTCATTCTAGTCAAGAAGCATAGAGTAGGCGGGGTCATTCTAGTCAAGAAGCATAGAGTAGGCGGGGTCATTCTAGTCAAAGCCATCTCGTTTTTATAACAACCTATCTTGATCATTTTTCCTAGAGTGTGTTGAAGTTGCTATGTGTGTGAAACAATGATTTATAATTATTTTAGTTTTTAATGCTAAATATGATTACTTCAGGATGACAGCACGTGTCTGGTTTAAAAGGCCTTTTAGTTCAACTCAAAAAATACAGTATGGAAGGATggaataacaataataataataataataatagtagtaataataatagtagtaataatgTAGCGAATTCAGGGGGCAGCCCCCCACCGGATTCCAACCCTGGTCCAACAACTGTCAACCCAACACCTTAGCCGTTACGCGAAGAGATCTGAACCGCTTGCCGAGGTTTCTAGGTGTTGGCTTAAGGTTTCTACAATATCCTTCATTCTAAACCAAGCACAATCCTCCATACATGTTCTCATCTTACAGAGTCCACCACTGTACTCACCAATTGACAACCCCATGATAGAATACATTCAGACCACTAGCTACAAACGAGTAATGTTTTTTACATCTTTAGAAGTGAGCATTTGTGTAGATGATTTCTACAAATATCACTGTTGCTGTCCGTTTGTCTCTGTGTAAATATGGGCTGTGTCCCAAAATGTCTCTCTGTTCCCTACATAGGGAACTAACCTTTGACCGGGGGAATGTGGTGCCATTTAGACACAGACTTGGTGTTTTGAGTTGATGATAATAACCATAAGGATGTGTGTGAAGACGTACCAGCCCTCGACTGAATGTTGTCGAGCACACagacagcatcccaaatggcaccctattcctgtatagcactactttagaccaaggCCATCTGGTGTGATGCTGAGAAGGGTATGACCAAGGTCATCTGGTGTGATGCTGAGAGGGGTATGACCAAGGTCATCTGGTGTGATGCTGAGAGGCGTATGACCAAGGTCATCTGGTGTGATGCTGAGAGGGGTATGACCAAGGTCATCTGGTGTGATGCTGAGAGGGGTATGACCAAGGTCATCTGGTGTGATGCTGAGAGGGGTATGACCAAGGTCATCTGGTGTGATGCTGAGAGGCGTATGACCAAGGTCATCTGGTGTGATGCTGAGAGGGGTATGACCAAAGTCATCTGGTGTGATGCTGAGAGGGGTATGACCAAGGTCATAGGGTTCTAGTGAAAAGTAGAGCTCTATGTAAAGAATAGGATGGCAGTTTTCGGAACTAACCACACAACAAACTAATGCTGTATTTTGTAAAGCTGAGGTGCCATTTTTTACAGTTCACCCTCCTTTTTTATGATTATGatatttactctctctctctctctctctctctctctctctctctctctctctctctctctctctctctctctctctctctctctctctctctctctctctctctctctctctctctctctctctctcattcacgcCATTCCTCCTTCAAGcccttcagtcagtcagtgttctgGCCAGCTGTAGCAGTGactttctctatctccatctgtATGGTATAATAACTAGTCAAATAAACAGCAGTTTTTCACTGTGTCGACCCTCCTGTGTCTTTGCTATGGTTCTttctctaactctactctaccactacactactctaccactaaactactctaccactacactactctaccaatacactactctaccactaaactactctaccactacactactctaccactacactactctaccactacactacactaccactacactactctaccactactctactctaccactacactaccactacactactctaccactacataccactaaactactctaccactatactactctaccactacactgctCTATcaatacactactctaccactacactaccactacactattcTACCACTAATCTACGACTACAATACTCTACcaatacactactctaccactacactactcaaccactacactactctaccaatacactactctaccactacactaccactacactactctaccactacactattctaccactactctatcaatacactactctaccactacactactctaccactacactactgtaccactacactactctaccactacactactctatcactactctactctaccactactctaccactacactactctaccactacactattctaccactactctaccactacactactctataaatacactactctaccactacactacactaccactacactactctaccactacactactctaccactacactactctaccacaacactactctaccactaaactactctaccactacactactctaccactacactactctaccactacactacactaccactacactactctaccactactctactctaccactacactactctaccactacactactctaccactacactactctaccactactctactctac
This sequence is a window from Coregonus clupeaformis isolate EN_2021a unplaced genomic scaffold, ASM2061545v1 scaf3183, whole genome shotgun sequence. Protein-coding genes within it:
- the palm2akap2 gene encoding palm2 and akap2 fusion, which codes for MSRVRPPIRLNVLAETSHQAECLRLESDIGLLESECQSSAKEQTLTERLKKTERSNEDLQKSLQKEHDAVSNASPQLPDQLPDQLPNQLLERQDIRDSSTTSSHQATASAAPASGEHPRKPAMYAMEINVEKDRKTGDTRILSASAVSPDEVPDRGVKVFDDGRKVVYEVLSGRSSTLDNGVHPWSSQQVDELMQRVGVTTSWAQGGKAKVTVNPAGVGDPKTSPNSADLPTTYTPSTTPPAVPSSTTTAHKVPQAPGAPIKTQPLPCREVTYEGEVTEAPQATAEKPITMIFMGYHNVDDQDETKRLLGFDGTIKAEIVLIDDDDEKSLREKTVTDGYSTMDGNAADLVSGARPLSDTTELSSEGKDESSATATKELPSPAGIEKKQRCQCCTIM